From the Luteolibacter rhizosphaerae genome, one window contains:
- the rpoC gene encoding DNA-directed RNA polymerase subunit beta', protein MNVDTNLRELFGVDERPEAFDQVSITVASPDTIRSWSKGEVKNPETINYRTFKPEKGGLFCERIFGPTRDWECACGKYKRIKHKGVVCDRCGVEVTLSRVRRERMGHIELAVPVSHIWFYKCMPSRIGLVLDISARHLERVIYYEDYVVTEPGNTPLERGQLLTENELRDAEDAYGESSFRASMGAEAIQDLLAQVDLADLAVKLEQELETTRSKQNKKKLSKRLKITQGFAQSKSRPEWMIQTVLPVIPPDLRPLVPLEGGRFATSDLNDLYRRVINRNNRLKNLLQLKTPEVIIRNEKRMLQEAVDALFDNGRHGRAVTGAGNRPLKSLSDMLKGKGGRFRQNLLGKRVDYSGRSVIVIGPDLTLNQCGLPKKMALTLFEPFIIRRLKELGYCHTVRSAKKMIDRKTPEVWDILAEVTKGHPVFLNRAPTLHRLSIQAFEPKLIEGEAIRVHPLVCTAYNADFDGDQMAVHVPLSVEAQMEARQLMLAPNNIFSPASGRPITTPSQDIILGAYYLTWAPVRTQKDREKQEHLPLFENSSEVEFAIASRKVGYHQWIRIRNPNIGKDTVFGDKENKILETTPGRVRFNEIWPAGLGFINRTIGKKQMSDIIWRCYQVAGQKGTVQTLDALKSLGFREATRSGTSIGIVDMVVPEEKPAVIADAYAQVDKVTKQYRNGVITDGERYQKVVDIWTHATDTIASALYRKIEFNDGKPGASPLFMMVDSGARGNKSQIKQLSGMRGLMAKPSGEIIERPITSNFREGLSVLEYFISTHGARKGLADTALKTADSGYMTRKLVDVAQDVIVTLEDCGTASGITVAPIYDGDEEAASLATRIYGRTSCEQVKDPVTGEIALDYDQLVDEKAAKAVERIGYEKLKIRSVLTCEAKRGCCAKCYGLNLATGKPVKIGEAVGIIAAQSIGEPGTQLTMRTFHVGGVAAATFKQPIIKAKNTGRVVYKDLRVVESAEGKWVVLNKNGSVSIRDKDGLELESHMIVIGSVIEIKDGDDVKKADTVATWDPYNVPILTEKPGKVEFRDMISGITVTNETDKETGKKVMVVTEHKEDLHPQVVIVDEKTKEIRASYSIPVGAHLSVKEGEVVTGGTQLAKTPRKVARTKDITGGLPRVAELFEARKPKDACVIAKIDGEISFGGTVRGKKKVIVTDADSGEQVEHLVPMGRHIIVTDGDRVKRGDQITEGPVSPEDLLEACGAQELQEHLVNEVQSVYRVQGVEINDKHIEIIIRQMLRKVKITDPGDADQLLWGDQIDRSAFNRINDGIVASGGKPAEAEPVLLGITKASLETDSFISAASFQDTTRVLTEAATLGKVDYLTGFKENVIMGHLIPAGSGFETHRDSDIEFTVEEPEPIFVPEARETEEAVESA, encoded by the coding sequence ATGAACGTTGATACCAACCTTCGCGAACTTTTCGGCGTGGACGAGCGGCCGGAGGCCTTTGACCAGGTCTCCATCACCGTGGCCTCCCCGGACACCATCCGGTCCTGGTCCAAGGGGGAAGTGAAGAACCCCGAGACCATCAACTACCGTACTTTCAAGCCCGAGAAGGGCGGCCTCTTCTGCGAGCGGATCTTCGGACCCACCCGCGACTGGGAGTGCGCCTGCGGCAAGTACAAGCGCATCAAGCACAAAGGCGTGGTCTGCGACCGTTGCGGTGTGGAAGTGACGCTGAGCCGCGTGCGCCGTGAGCGCATGGGCCACATCGAACTTGCCGTGCCCGTTTCGCACATCTGGTTCTACAAGTGCATGCCTTCGCGCATCGGCCTGGTGCTGGACATCAGCGCCCGCCACTTGGAGCGCGTGATCTACTACGAGGACTACGTCGTCACCGAGCCGGGTAACACCCCGCTCGAGCGCGGCCAACTCCTTACGGAGAACGAACTCCGCGATGCGGAAGATGCCTACGGTGAATCCTCCTTCCGCGCTTCGATGGGTGCGGAGGCGATCCAAGATTTGCTCGCGCAAGTGGATCTGGCCGATCTGGCCGTGAAGCTTGAGCAGGAGCTGGAAACCACCCGCTCCAAGCAGAACAAGAAGAAGCTCTCGAAGCGTCTCAAGATCACTCAGGGCTTCGCCCAATCGAAGTCCCGCCCGGAATGGATGATCCAGACCGTGCTTCCCGTGATCCCGCCGGACCTGCGTCCGCTGGTCCCGCTGGAAGGCGGCCGCTTCGCGACCTCCGACCTGAACGACCTCTATCGTCGCGTCATCAACCGTAACAACCGTCTCAAGAACCTCCTCCAGCTCAAGACGCCGGAGGTCATCATCCGCAACGAAAAGCGGATGCTGCAAGAGGCTGTTGACGCGCTCTTCGACAACGGCCGCCACGGTCGTGCCGTCACGGGTGCCGGCAACCGTCCGCTGAAGTCCCTGAGCGACATGCTCAAGGGTAAAGGCGGCCGCTTCCGCCAGAACCTGCTCGGCAAGCGCGTGGACTACTCCGGTCGTTCCGTGATCGTGATCGGTCCGGACCTCACTCTTAATCAGTGCGGTCTGCCGAAGAAGATGGCTCTTACCTTGTTCGAGCCCTTCATCATTCGTCGCCTCAAGGAGCTTGGCTACTGCCACACCGTGCGCTCGGCCAAGAAGATGATCGACCGCAAGACCCCGGAGGTCTGGGACATCCTTGCCGAAGTGACCAAGGGTCACCCGGTCTTCCTGAACCGCGCACCCACGCTGCACCGTCTTTCGATCCAGGCTTTCGAACCGAAGCTGATCGAAGGTGAAGCAATCCGCGTCCACCCGCTCGTCTGCACGGCTTACAACGCCGACTTCGACGGTGACCAGATGGCCGTGCACGTGCCGCTCTCGGTCGAGGCCCAGATGGAAGCGCGCCAGCTGATGCTCGCGCCGAACAACATCTTCTCGCCCGCGTCCGGTCGCCCGATCACGACGCCGTCGCAGGACATCATTCTGGGTGCCTACTACCTTACCTGGGCACCGGTGCGCACGCAGAAGGACCGCGAGAAGCAGGAGCACCTGCCGCTGTTCGAGAACTCCTCGGAAGTGGAGTTCGCGATCGCGTCCCGCAAGGTCGGCTATCACCAGTGGATCCGGATCCGCAACCCCAACATCGGCAAGGACACCGTCTTCGGCGACAAGGAGAACAAGATCCTCGAAACCACTCCGGGCCGTGTCCGCTTCAATGAAATCTGGCCTGCCGGGCTGGGCTTCATCAACCGCACCATCGGTAAGAAGCAGATGTCGGATATCATCTGGCGCTGCTATCAAGTGGCCGGCCAGAAGGGCACCGTGCAGACGCTCGATGCCCTGAAGAGCCTTGGCTTCCGCGAAGCCACCCGCTCCGGCACCTCGATCGGTATCGTCGACATGGTCGTGCCGGAAGAGAAGCCGGCCGTCATCGCCGATGCCTATGCCCAGGTGGACAAAGTCACCAAGCAGTACCGCAACGGTGTGATCACCGATGGCGAGCGCTACCAGAAGGTCGTCGACATCTGGACCCACGCTACGGACACCATTGCTTCCGCGCTCTATCGCAAGATCGAGTTCAACGATGGCAAGCCCGGCGCCAGCCCGCTGTTCATGATGGTGGACTCCGGTGCACGTGGTAACAAGTCGCAGATCAAGCAGCTCTCCGGCATGCGCGGCCTCATGGCCAAGCCCTCCGGTGAAATTATCGAGCGTCCGATTACCTCGAACTTCCGCGAAGGTCTCTCCGTGCTGGAGTACTTCATCTCCACTCACGGTGCCCGTAAGGGTCTGGCGGATACCGCGCTCAAGACGGCGGACTCCGGTTACATGACCCGCAAGCTCGTGGACGTGGCCCAGGACGTGATCGTCACGCTTGAGGACTGCGGCACTGCCAGCGGCATCACCGTCGCTCCGATCTATGACGGCGACGAAGAAGCCGCCTCGCTTGCAACCCGTATCTACGGCCGCACCTCGTGCGAGCAGGTGAAGGATCCGGTCACCGGCGAGATCGCCCTCGATTACGACCAGCTCGTGGACGAGAAGGCAGCCAAGGCGGTCGAGCGGATCGGCTACGAGAAGCTCAAGATCCGCTCGGTGCTGACCTGCGAAGCCAAGCGCGGTTGCTGTGCGAAGTGCTACGGCCTGAACCTTGCCACCGGCAAGCCGGTGAAGATCGGTGAAGCGGTCGGTATCATCGCCGCCCAGTCGATCGGTGAGCCCGGCACGCAGCTTACGATGCGTACCTTCCACGTCGGTGGTGTGGCTGCCGCAACGTTCAAGCAGCCGATCATCAAGGCGAAGAACACCGGACGCGTGGTTTACAAGGACCTCCGCGTGGTCGAAAGCGCCGAAGGCAAGTGGGTCGTTCTGAACAAGAACGGTTCCGTTTCCATCCGCGACAAGGACGGCTTGGAACTGGAAAGCCACATGATCGTCATCGGCTCCGTGATCGAGATCAAGGATGGCGACGACGTGAAGAAGGCCGACACCGTGGCGACTTGGGACCCCTACAACGTGCCGATCCTTACGGAGAAGCCGGGTAAGGTGGAATTCCGCGACATGATCTCGGGCATCACCGTCACCAACGAGACCGACAAGGAAACGGGCAAGAAGGTCATGGTGGTCACCGAGCACAAGGAAGACCTCCACCCGCAGGTGGTGATCGTGGACGAGAAGACCAAGGAGATCCGCGCTTCCTACTCCATCCCGGTCGGCGCTCACCTTTCCGTGAAGGAAGGCGAAGTGGTCACGGGGGGCACGCAGCTCGCCAAGACCCCGCGCAAGGTGGCCCGCACCAAGGACATCACCGGTGGTCTGCCGCGCGTTGCCGAGCTCTTCGAAGCCCGCAAGCCGAAGGATGCCTGCGTGATCGCGAAGATCGACGGCGAGATCTCCTTCGGCGGCACCGTCCGCGGCAAGAAGAAGGTCATCGTCACCGATGCCGACTCCGGCGAGCAGGTGGAACACCTCGTCCCGATGGGCCGTCACATCATCGTGACGGATGGCGACCGCGTGAAGCGCGGCGATCAGATCACCGAAGGCCCCGTGTCTCCGGAAGATCTCCTCGAGGCTTGCGGTGCTCAGGAACTCCAGGAGCACTTGGTGAACGAGGTGCAGTCCGTTTACCGCGTCCAAGGCGTGGAAATTAACGACAAGCACATCGAGATCATCATCCGTCAGATGCTGCGCAAGGTGAAGATCACCGATCCCGGCGACGCCGATCAGCTCCTCTGGGGTGACCAGATCGACCGCTCGGCCTTCAACCGCATCAACGACGGCATCGTCGCCAGCGGTGGTAAGCCGGCGGAAGCGGAACCGGTGCTGCTCGGCATCACCAAGGCCTCGCTCGAAACCGACTCCTTCATCTCCGCGGCGTCCTTCCAGGACACTACCCGCGTGCTGACGGAAGCGGCGACGCTCGGCAAGGTGGACTACCTCACCGGCTTCAAGGAGAACGTGATCATGGGTCACCTCATCCCGGCCGGCTCCGGATTCGAGACACACCGCGACTCGGACATCGAGTTCACCGTCGAGGAGCCCGAGCCGATCTTCGTGCCGGAAGCCCGCGAGACGGAGGAAGCGGTCGAGAGCGCATGA
- a CDS encoding NTP/NDP exchange transporter: MNGTFSRLIRRTVDVKEQEFAALLWSAAYFFFVLCAYYVLRPIRDEAGVAGGVENLPWLFTGTLVGMLLVHPIFASLVSRLPRRRFVPLTYRFFILHLGIFYVLYRFTDPAKDVWIGRVFFIWGSIFNLFVVSVFWSFMTDIFRSGQSKRLFGMVAVGGTIGAITGSSITSALAAPLGPVNLLLVSALLLELACFASKALERHEAALATAADEEDIGEAKGSSDELIGGSFFDGIKSVVASPYLLGISGLMLFFTISSTFIYFQQADIISQVFGDDRTARTKLFANRDLAVNVLTLLTQLFLTGRVVRWFGIGVALAFVPALGIAGFALLGASPVLSVVLIFDVLRRAANFAIQRPAREALYTVLPRSDKYKAKNFNDTFVYRAGDQIGAWSYPAMGALGLSMSGLSYSMIPLSILWLALALWLGRKYLRLHRSPAPGHEST, translated from the coding sequence ATGAATGGAACCTTCTCCCGCCTCATCCGACGTACGGTGGACGTGAAGGAGCAGGAGTTTGCCGCCCTGCTCTGGTCGGCCGCCTACTTCTTCTTCGTCCTCTGCGCCTACTACGTTCTCCGGCCGATTCGCGACGAGGCCGGCGTTGCGGGCGGAGTGGAGAATCTGCCTTGGCTCTTCACCGGCACCTTGGTAGGCATGCTTCTGGTGCACCCGATCTTCGCCTCTCTGGTAAGTCGGCTTCCGCGTAGACGCTTCGTCCCCCTCACCTACCGCTTCTTCATCCTCCATCTGGGGATCTTCTACGTTCTTTACAGGTTCACTGATCCCGCAAAGGACGTCTGGATCGGGCGGGTGTTCTTCATCTGGGGCAGCATCTTCAATCTCTTCGTCGTCTCGGTCTTCTGGTCCTTCATGACCGACATTTTCCGATCCGGGCAGAGCAAACGGCTCTTCGGGATGGTCGCGGTGGGCGGCACCATCGGCGCCATCACCGGATCATCCATCACCTCCGCCCTCGCTGCCCCCCTCGGTCCGGTCAATCTGCTCTTGGTCTCGGCACTACTTCTGGAGCTCGCCTGTTTTGCTTCCAAGGCCCTCGAACGCCACGAAGCCGCACTTGCCACCGCAGCCGATGAGGAAGACATCGGCGAAGCAAAGGGCAGCAGCGACGAGCTTATCGGTGGCAGCTTCTTTGACGGCATCAAGAGCGTCGTCGCCTCCCCCTACCTTCTCGGGATCTCGGGGCTAATGCTGTTCTTCACCATCTCGTCCACCTTCATCTATTTCCAACAAGCGGACATCATCTCGCAAGTGTTCGGGGATGATCGCACGGCCAGGACGAAGCTCTTCGCCAATCGGGATCTGGCGGTGAACGTGTTGACCTTGCTCACACAGCTGTTCCTCACCGGGCGAGTCGTCCGATGGTTCGGCATCGGTGTGGCCCTGGCATTCGTCCCGGCATTGGGTATCGCGGGCTTCGCGCTGCTCGGAGCATCCCCGGTTCTCAGCGTGGTATTGATCTTTGATGTTCTCCGCCGCGCCGCGAACTTCGCGATCCAACGCCCCGCTCGCGAGGCCCTCTACACCGTGCTACCACGGAGCGATAAGTACAAGGCGAAGAACTTCAACGATACCTTCGTCTACCGCGCGGGAGATCAGATCGGCGCATGGTCCTATCCCGCGATGGGGGCCCTGGGACTGAGCATGTCCGGCCTCTCCTACAGCATGATCCCGCTATCGATCCTATGGCTGGCCCTCGCGCTGTGGCTCGGCCGCAAGTATCTCCGGCTCCACCGTTCTCCCGCTCCCGGGCACGAGTCCACCTGA
- a CDS encoding aldo/keto reductase, producing the protein MNTAKTHLSRRGAMKLGIAAGAGVSLSQFALHAEEAGALPLITRAIPGSGKKIPVIGLGTNQYGVSTEEELAPRRDVLRQFPKLGLSLVDTAPGYGKSEEVLGKLVTELGIRDQLFFATKVTTDDGDEAKGIAMLEESFKRLQTKHIELIQVHSLRGWKTLLPILREWKKEGRISYYGVTTSEDNQYDDLAKILETEELDFVQFDYSVGNRNAEEKILPLVAEKKIAALVNMPFGGRRGPHIIAKTAGKALPDFAKEIDASSWAQILLKYVVSHPAVTAAIPGTTKLKHLQDNAAAARGALPDAGMRKRIEEAFAAL; encoded by the coding sequence ATGAATACCGCCAAAACCCATCTAAGCCGGCGCGGGGCCATGAAGCTTGGCATCGCGGCAGGAGCCGGTGTCAGCCTGAGCCAATTCGCACTGCACGCCGAGGAAGCCGGAGCGCTGCCACTCATCACCCGGGCTATCCCCGGTTCGGGGAAGAAAATCCCCGTGATCGGCCTTGGCACCAACCAATATGGCGTAAGCACCGAGGAGGAACTCGCACCCCGCCGCGACGTGCTCCGCCAGTTCCCGAAGCTCGGGCTGAGCCTCGTCGATACTGCCCCGGGCTACGGCAAATCGGAGGAGGTCCTCGGCAAGCTGGTGACCGAGCTCGGCATTCGGGACCAACTCTTCTTCGCCACGAAGGTCACTACTGACGACGGCGACGAGGCCAAAGGCATCGCCATGCTTGAAGAGTCTTTCAAGCGGCTTCAGACCAAGCATATCGAGCTGATCCAAGTGCACAGCCTGCGCGGCTGGAAGACGCTTCTGCCAATCCTGCGGGAGTGGAAGAAAGAAGGCCGCATCAGCTACTACGGCGTCACCACCTCGGAGGACAATCAGTACGATGATCTGGCGAAGATCCTCGAAACAGAGGAGCTGGATTTCGTACAGTTCGACTATTCGGTGGGTAACCGGAATGCGGAAGAGAAGATCCTCCCTCTGGTCGCGGAGAAGAAGATCGCCGCCCTGGTCAACATGCCTTTCGGAGGACGCAGGGGACCACACATCATCGCCAAGACTGCGGGCAAAGCCCTACCGGATTTCGCCAAGGAGATCGATGCGAGCAGTTGGGCACAGATTCTCCTGAAATATGTCGTCTCTCATCCAGCCGTCACCGCGGCAATCCCCGGCACCACCAAACTGAAGCATCTGCAAGACAATGCCGCCGCCGCCCGTGGCGCGCTGCCGGACGCGGGGATGCGCAAGAGGATCGAAGAGGCCTTCGCCGCTCTCTGA
- the ypfJ gene encoding KPN_02809 family neutral zinc metallopeptidase has translation MRWEGREQSGNVEDRRGGGGGRMALGGGLGTLVLLLIVWLLGGDPMQLLQQTGGGGSAVEAPASPGEERAKAFVATVLKDTETIWHEEFARMGKRYEEPRLVLFTSKVQSGCGFAGAQMGPFYCPADRTVYIDLSFFDELSERFGAPGDFAQAYVVAHEVGHHVQNLLGISGKVQQMRQRSSEVEGNDLSVRLELQADFLAGMWARKGQQKFDFLEEGDLEEALRAANQIGDDTLQRQAQGTVVPDSFTHGSSAQRMRWFKKGLQSDRFDPNNTFQTDDL, from the coding sequence ATGCGCTGGGAAGGACGTGAGCAGAGTGGCAATGTGGAGGACCGCCGTGGTGGCGGTGGGGGGCGGATGGCTTTGGGCGGTGGTCTCGGCACGCTTGTGCTTCTGTTGATCGTCTGGCTTCTCGGCGGAGATCCCATGCAGCTCCTGCAGCAGACAGGCGGTGGAGGCTCCGCGGTGGAAGCGCCAGCCTCGCCGGGGGAGGAACGGGCCAAGGCTTTCGTCGCGACGGTGCTGAAGGACACCGAGACGATCTGGCATGAGGAATTCGCGAGAATGGGGAAGAGGTATGAGGAACCCCGGTTGGTGCTCTTCACCAGCAAGGTTCAGAGCGGCTGCGGCTTCGCGGGTGCCCAGATGGGCCCCTTCTACTGTCCTGCGGACCGCACGGTGTACATCGATCTCTCCTTCTTCGATGAACTGAGCGAACGCTTCGGGGCTCCGGGTGATTTCGCGCAAGCCTATGTCGTTGCCCACGAGGTCGGCCATCACGTGCAGAATCTTTTGGGCATCTCCGGAAAAGTGCAGCAGATGCGCCAGCGTTCCAGCGAGGTGGAGGGCAACGATCTTTCGGTAAGGCTGGAGCTACAGGCGGATTTCCTGGCGGGCATGTGGGCGCGGAAGGGACAGCAGAAGTTCGACTTCCTCGAGGAGGGAGATCTGGAGGAAGCACTGCGGGCGGCAAACCAGATCGGGGATGATACCCTGCAGCGGCAGGCTCAGGGCACCGTGGTGCCGGATTCCTTCACCCATGGCAGCTCCGCCCAGCGCATGCGTTGGTTCAAGAAAGGGCTGCAGAGTGATCGATTTGACCCGAACAACACGTTTCAGACCGACGATCTCTAA
- a CDS encoding Gfo/Idh/MocA family protein has product MQRRPFLATLGATAAAFASGARAQEEGGKKLGWALVGLGSLSTHQIAPALAKAKHSRLSAIVTGTPAKAEQWKAKYAIPDSHIYNYETFDKIAENPDVDVIYIVLPNSMHEEFVVRGAKAGKHVFCEKPMANTADECRRMIAAMKQAGKMLGVGYRCQFEPHHRECMRLAREKTFGALKFIEAGFGFQIGDPTQWRLRKNLAGGGALMDVGIYALQACRYIAGEEPVEIAAQETKTDPVKFAEVDETISWSMKFPSGVIASVMTTYGFNGANYFTATCEKGRFGMDPAYSYDGLKGWTSRPEVKIEFPATDHFEVEMDAFSEAILANKPFAPSGEQGLKDLLAIEAIYKSIREGKAVKVEGI; this is encoded by the coding sequence ATGCAACGCCGTCCCTTTCTCGCCACCCTTGGCGCCACCGCTGCCGCCTTCGCCTCCGGAGCCCGTGCCCAGGAGGAGGGCGGGAAGAAGCTCGGCTGGGCGCTTGTCGGTCTCGGTTCCCTGAGCACACATCAGATTGCTCCCGCGCTTGCGAAGGCGAAGCACTCCAGGCTCTCCGCCATCGTGACCGGCACGCCCGCCAAGGCCGAGCAATGGAAAGCCAAGTATGCCATCCCGGATTCGCACATCTACAATTACGAGACTTTCGACAAGATCGCGGAGAACCCGGACGTGGATGTCATCTACATCGTGCTGCCGAATTCGATGCACGAGGAATTCGTAGTCCGCGGCGCAAAAGCCGGGAAGCATGTCTTCTGCGAGAAGCCGATGGCGAACACGGCCGACGAATGCCGCCGCATGATCGCCGCCATGAAGCAGGCGGGGAAGATGCTTGGTGTCGGCTATCGCTGCCAGTTCGAGCCGCACCATCGGGAGTGCATGCGGCTAGCCCGCGAGAAGACCTTCGGCGCGCTGAAGTTCATCGAGGCCGGCTTCGGCTTCCAGATCGGTGATCCCACCCAATGGCGCCTGCGTAAGAACCTGGCCGGCGGCGGTGCCCTCATGGATGTGGGAATCTATGCTCTGCAGGCTTGCCGCTACATTGCGGGCGAGGAGCCGGTGGAGATCGCGGCGCAAGAAACGAAGACCGATCCGGTGAAGTTCGCCGAGGTGGACGAGACGATTTCCTGGTCGATGAAGTTCCCCTCCGGCGTGATTGCCTCCGTGATGACCACCTACGGGTTCAACGGGGCGAACTACTTTACGGCCACCTGTGAGAAGGGTCGCTTCGGCATGGATCCTGCCTACAGCTACGACGGATTGAAGGGGTGGACCTCAAGACCGGAGGTAAAAATCGAGTTCCCCGCGACCGACCACTTCGAGGTGGAGATGGATGCCTTCTCGGAGGCGATCCTCGCGAACAAGCCCTTCGCGCCTTCCGGTGAGCAGGGCCTGAAGGACTTGCTGGCGATCGAGGCGATCTACAAGTCGATACGCGAGGGCAAGGCGGTGAAGGTGGAAGGCATCTGA